One genomic region from Gossypium hirsutum isolate 1008001.06 chromosome D13, Gossypium_hirsutum_v2.1, whole genome shotgun sequence encodes:
- the LOC107897733 gene encoding homeobox-leucine zipper protein HDG2 isoform X2 has protein sequence MFQQPSNMMEGQLHPLESESEIGRMRDDELDSTTKSGSENHEAASGDDQNPRPNKKKRYHRHTQHQIQEMEAFFKECPHPDDKQRKELGRELGLEPLQVKFWFQNKRTQMKTQHERHENTQLRTENEKLRADNMRYREALSTASCPNCGGPTAVGQMSFDEHHLRLENARLREEIDRISAIAAKYVGKPVVSYPLLSSPMTPRPFEFGAQPGTGDMYGAGDLLRSISSPSEADKPIIIELAVAAMEELVRMAQMGEPLWMTSLDGTTYVLNEEEYIRTFPRGIGPKPTGFKCEASRETAVVIMNHINLVEILMDVNQWSTVFSGIVSKASTLDVLSTGIAGNYNGALQVMATEFQVPSPLVPTRESYYVRYCKQHAEGTWAVVDVSLDNIRPSPTARCRRRPSGCLIQEMPNGYSKVTWVEHVEVDDSGVHSLYKQLVSTGHAFGAQRWIATLDRQCERLASVMATNVPTGDVGVITNQDGRKSMLKLAERMVMSFCAGVSASTAHTWTTLSGTGADDVRVMTRKSVDDPGRPPGIVLSAATSFWLPVSPKRVFDFLRDENSRSEWDILSNGGVVQEMAHIANGRDTGNCVSLLRVNSANSSQSNMLILQESCTDPTASFVIYAPVDIVAMNVVLNGGDPDYVALLPSGFAILPDGSTITAATSSAGGGIDTDAAGSSGGSLLTVAFQILVDSVPTAKLSLGSVATVNNLIACTVERIKASLSCENA, from the exons ATGTTCCAACAGCCAAGCAATATGATGGAAGGTCAACTCCACCCTCTGGAGTCCGAAAGTGAAATTGGTCGAATGAGAGATGATGAGTTGGACAGTACAACCAAATCTGGTAGCGAAAACCATGAAGCTGCCTCTGGTGATGATCAAAATCCTCGCCCTAATAAAAAGAAGCGTTACCATCGCCATACACAGCACCAGATCCAAGAAATGGAGGC CTTTTTCAAGGAGTGTCCGCACCCAGACGACAAGCAAAGGAAGGAACTTGGGCGTGAGTTAGGGTTAGAGCCATTGCAGGTGAAATTTTGGTTCCAAAACAAGCGTACCCAGATGAAG ACGCAGCATGAGCGCCACGAAAacacacaactacgaactgagaACGAGAAGCTAAGGGCAGACAACATGAGGTATAGGGAAGCTTTAAGCACTGCTTCATGCCCTAATTGTGGAGGTCCAACTGCTGTAGGACAAATGTCCTTTGATGAACACCATCTCAGGCTTGAAAATGCTCGACTAAGAGAAGAG ATTGATCGAATATCAGCAATAGCTGCAAAGTATGTTGGCAAGCCAGTGGTGAGCTACCCTCTTCTTTCGTCTCCTATGACTCCACGGCCATTTGAATTTGGTGCACAACCTGGCACTGGGGATATGTATGGTGCTGGGGATCTTCTTAGGTCGATCAGTTCACCTTCGGAAGCCGATAAGCCGATTATTATCGAGCTTGCGGTGGCAGCAATGGAGGAACTAGTTAGAATGGCTCAGATGGGTGAACCCTTATGGATGACCAGCCTTGATGGAACAACGTATGTGCTGAACGAGGAAGAATACATCAGGACTTTCCCTAGAGGAATTGGGCCCAAACCTACCGGCTTCAAATGCGAAGCTTCAAGAGAAACTGCAGTTGTAATCATGAACCATATTAACCTTGTGGAGATTCTCATGGATGTG AATCAGTGGTCAACGGTGTTTTCGGGAATAGTTTCAAAGGCTTCAACTTTGGATGTTCTTTCAACAGGGATAGCAGGCAATTATAATGGAGCCCTTCAAGTG ATGGCAACTGAATTTCAAGTTCCGTCACCACTTGTGCCCACTCGTGAGAGCTATTACGTAAGATACTGCAAGCAACATGCAGAGGGAACTTGGGCAGTGGTCGATGTTTCCTTGGATAATATACGCCCTAGTCCAACAGCTAGATGCCGAAGGAGACCGTCTGGATGCCTAATTCAAGAAATGCCCAACGGGTATTCAAAG GTTACTTGGGTCGAACATGTTGAAGTCGACGATAGTGGTGTTCACAGTCTTTACAAGCAGCTCGTAAGCACCGGCCATGCTTTCGGAGCACAACGTTGGATCGCTACTTTAGACCGACAGTGTGAGAGGCTCGCAAGTGTCATGGCTACTAACGTACCCACCGGTGACGTTGGAG TGATAACAAATCAAGATGGGAGAAAGAGTATGCTGAAGCTAGCTGAGAGAATGGTGATGAGTTTTTGTGCTGGAGTGAGTGCGTCGACCGCGCACACTTGGACGACATTATCAGGGACAGGGGCCGATGATGTAAGGGTGATGACTAGAAAAAGCGTGGATGATCCAGGTAGACCACCTGGGATTGTGCTAAGTGCTGCCACATCCTTTTGGCTTCCTGTTTCACCAAAGAGGGTATTCGATTTCCTCCGAGATGAAAATTCTCGAAGTGAG TGGGATATTCTTTCAAATGGTGGAGTTGTCCAAGAAATGGCACACATAGCCAATGGTCGGGACACAGGCAATTGTGTTTCACTACTTCGAGTAAAC AGTGCGAATTCAAGCCAGAGTAACATGCTGATTTTACAAGAGAGTTGTACAGACCCAACGGCCTCTTTCGTGATCTATGCCCCGGTCGATATTGTCGCGATGAATGTCGTCTTAAATGGAGGTGACCCGGACTATGTCGCTCTTCTCCCTTCCGGTTTTGCTATTCTACCAGATGGATCAACTATTACAGCAGCGACTTCGAGTGCCGGTGGTGGCATTGACACTGATGCGGCCGGCAGCTCCGGTGGATCCCTTTTAACTGTTGCGTTTCAGATTTTGGTCGACTCGGTTCCAACTGCAAAGCTTTCTCTTGGATCGGTTGCAACAGTTAACAATCTGATCGCTTGCACCGTTGAAAGGATAAAAGCATCTCTGTCATGCGAGAATGCATGA
- the LOC107897733 gene encoding homeobox-leucine zipper protein HDG2 isoform X1 codes for MLAGVMIPARNMPTMISGNGNVSGFGTSLLVQPSNMMEGQLHPLESESEIGRMRDDELDSTTKSGSENHEAASGDDQNPRPNKKKRYHRHTQHQIQEMEAFFKECPHPDDKQRKELGRELGLEPLQVKFWFQNKRTQMKTQHERHENTQLRTENEKLRADNMRYREALSTASCPNCGGPTAVGQMSFDEHHLRLENARLREEIDRISAIAAKYVGKPVVSYPLLSSPMTPRPFEFGAQPGTGDMYGAGDLLRSISSPSEADKPIIIELAVAAMEELVRMAQMGEPLWMTSLDGTTYVLNEEEYIRTFPRGIGPKPTGFKCEASRETAVVIMNHINLVEILMDVNQWSTVFSGIVSKASTLDVLSTGIAGNYNGALQVMATEFQVPSPLVPTRESYYVRYCKQHAEGTWAVVDVSLDNIRPSPTARCRRRPSGCLIQEMPNGYSKVTWVEHVEVDDSGVHSLYKQLVSTGHAFGAQRWIATLDRQCERLASVMATNVPTGDVGVITNQDGRKSMLKLAERMVMSFCAGVSASTAHTWTTLSGTGADDVRVMTRKSVDDPGRPPGIVLSAATSFWLPVSPKRVFDFLRDENSRSEWDILSNGGVVQEMAHIANGRDTGNCVSLLRVNSANSSQSNMLILQESCTDPTASFVIYAPVDIVAMNVVLNGGDPDYVALLPSGFAILPDGSTITAATSSAGGGIDTDAAGSSGGSLLTVAFQILVDSVPTAKLSLGSVATVNNLIACTVERIKASLSCENA; via the exons ATGCTGGCCGGAGTTATGATTCCGGCGAGAAACATGCCGACGATGATAAGCGGAAACGGAAATGTTAGTGGTTTTGGGACATCCTTACTTGTTCAG CCAAGCAATATGATGGAAGGTCAACTCCACCCTCTGGAGTCCGAAAGTGAAATTGGTCGAATGAGAGATGATGAGTTGGACAGTACAACCAAATCTGGTAGCGAAAACCATGAAGCTGCCTCTGGTGATGATCAAAATCCTCGCCCTAATAAAAAGAAGCGTTACCATCGCCATACACAGCACCAGATCCAAGAAATGGAGGC CTTTTTCAAGGAGTGTCCGCACCCAGACGACAAGCAAAGGAAGGAACTTGGGCGTGAGTTAGGGTTAGAGCCATTGCAGGTGAAATTTTGGTTCCAAAACAAGCGTACCCAGATGAAG ACGCAGCATGAGCGCCACGAAAacacacaactacgaactgagaACGAGAAGCTAAGGGCAGACAACATGAGGTATAGGGAAGCTTTAAGCACTGCTTCATGCCCTAATTGTGGAGGTCCAACTGCTGTAGGACAAATGTCCTTTGATGAACACCATCTCAGGCTTGAAAATGCTCGACTAAGAGAAGAG ATTGATCGAATATCAGCAATAGCTGCAAAGTATGTTGGCAAGCCAGTGGTGAGCTACCCTCTTCTTTCGTCTCCTATGACTCCACGGCCATTTGAATTTGGTGCACAACCTGGCACTGGGGATATGTATGGTGCTGGGGATCTTCTTAGGTCGATCAGTTCACCTTCGGAAGCCGATAAGCCGATTATTATCGAGCTTGCGGTGGCAGCAATGGAGGAACTAGTTAGAATGGCTCAGATGGGTGAACCCTTATGGATGACCAGCCTTGATGGAACAACGTATGTGCTGAACGAGGAAGAATACATCAGGACTTTCCCTAGAGGAATTGGGCCCAAACCTACCGGCTTCAAATGCGAAGCTTCAAGAGAAACTGCAGTTGTAATCATGAACCATATTAACCTTGTGGAGATTCTCATGGATGTG AATCAGTGGTCAACGGTGTTTTCGGGAATAGTTTCAAAGGCTTCAACTTTGGATGTTCTTTCAACAGGGATAGCAGGCAATTATAATGGAGCCCTTCAAGTG ATGGCAACTGAATTTCAAGTTCCGTCACCACTTGTGCCCACTCGTGAGAGCTATTACGTAAGATACTGCAAGCAACATGCAGAGGGAACTTGGGCAGTGGTCGATGTTTCCTTGGATAATATACGCCCTAGTCCAACAGCTAGATGCCGAAGGAGACCGTCTGGATGCCTAATTCAAGAAATGCCCAACGGGTATTCAAAG GTTACTTGGGTCGAACATGTTGAAGTCGACGATAGTGGTGTTCACAGTCTTTACAAGCAGCTCGTAAGCACCGGCCATGCTTTCGGAGCACAACGTTGGATCGCTACTTTAGACCGACAGTGTGAGAGGCTCGCAAGTGTCATGGCTACTAACGTACCCACCGGTGACGTTGGAG TGATAACAAATCAAGATGGGAGAAAGAGTATGCTGAAGCTAGCTGAGAGAATGGTGATGAGTTTTTGTGCTGGAGTGAGTGCGTCGACCGCGCACACTTGGACGACATTATCAGGGACAGGGGCCGATGATGTAAGGGTGATGACTAGAAAAAGCGTGGATGATCCAGGTAGACCACCTGGGATTGTGCTAAGTGCTGCCACATCCTTTTGGCTTCCTGTTTCACCAAAGAGGGTATTCGATTTCCTCCGAGATGAAAATTCTCGAAGTGAG TGGGATATTCTTTCAAATGGTGGAGTTGTCCAAGAAATGGCACACATAGCCAATGGTCGGGACACAGGCAATTGTGTTTCACTACTTCGAGTAAAC AGTGCGAATTCAAGCCAGAGTAACATGCTGATTTTACAAGAGAGTTGTACAGACCCAACGGCCTCTTTCGTGATCTATGCCCCGGTCGATATTGTCGCGATGAATGTCGTCTTAAATGGAGGTGACCCGGACTATGTCGCTCTTCTCCCTTCCGGTTTTGCTATTCTACCAGATGGATCAACTATTACAGCAGCGACTTCGAGTGCCGGTGGTGGCATTGACACTGATGCGGCCGGCAGCTCCGGTGGATCCCTTTTAACTGTTGCGTTTCAGATTTTGGTCGACTCGGTTCCAACTGCAAAGCTTTCTCTTGGATCGGTTGCAACAGTTAACAATCTGATCGCTTGCACCGTTGAAAGGATAAAAGCATCTCTGTCATGCGAGAATGCATGA